The following nucleotide sequence is from Verrucomicrobiota bacterium.
CTCACCGGGGGTTGAGTTGTCGTATGGCCAGGAGCTATCCAATGCGAACGTGAAGATTAGCTACGTTCACGATTTTATCACTTATGCTGACAACAGTCGTCTCAATCGGGACAACCCTGATGCCAAGCTAAGCGGCTTTTATAGGAGCCCTAAGTCGGTCATTAACTACGGCGCCTTCTACAGGGAGAATTCCCAGAACGATGCAGGAAACAATCTCGTAGGTGACTTGGCCCAAAGAAGTGTTCTTCACCTGGATCTTGGAGGTGAATGGGACTTTTCGCCTAAATCATCCGTTTCTGTCGCTTATAAGTATGATGATGTATCCTACGATAATCCCCGGTTCTTTGATCGTGATTCAGTTGTAGTCCCAGTAAATTTTTATTGGGCCATTGCACCCAAGTTGGATATGTCCGTTGGCTACCAACATAGAAATACCTCCTTTGAGCGTGGAGCGGATTTCATCGCCCAGAACCCCGGCGATCCTCTTAATATTCGTCCAGACTATGATGACCAATTTATCAATGTGGGACTACGCGGTAGCATTGGAGCCAAAACCACGGCCGAAATTAGAATTGGAACTCAAAATCGTGACTTCAATGTCCGCGGTATGAGCACTGAGGATCTTCTTTCCGCGTACGCCCGGGTAGTCTGGGCAGCGACAGAAAAATCGGAGGTCTCTTTTGTATATTCCCGAGATTTCAACGCTGATTCTTATGGGACTTCAATTAAATCCGATGATTTGCAAATCTCTGGATCTACGGAATTAAGTAAAAATTGGGCTGGATTTGCCAGTTTACGCCTGAGTAGTGACGATTATTCCCTTGGTCGCTCTGACGATGGGGTATCTGGGCAAGTAGGCGTTACCTATGCGCCCAACTCGAACACGGCCGTTAGCATTGCGTATATCTTTTATAATAACGACAGCGACTTTGCTCCAGCGGACTTTGATAACAATGTGATCAACATTTCTGGAACATTGCGCTATTGAGATTTTTTTAATTTTACTTTGAAAAGGAGGCGCTCTGATGCCTCCTTTTTTGTTAGAACATAAAATGAAATATTTTTCTCAGTCTTCATCCCTTTTGTTTCTCGTTTTCCTGTACCTCCAAACAGTGAACCAGGATGTTGCTGCTCAGTCGGCCAGCAATTCACAAGGGAACTACCTTTTGAATCCGTCTGATTTACTGCGCGTGGAAGTTTTCCAGGAACAGGAACTTTTTCGTGAAGTGCGGGTTTCGGGCGATGGAAGCATTGTTCTGCCCCTGATCGGAAAAATATATGTTGGCGGAAGGTCTATTTTCGACGCTGAAAAATTGATCACTGAACTCTACGATCGCGACTATTTGGTTAACCCCCAAATCAATGTGACCGTTACTGAATATGCTCTTAAGCGAGTCAATGTAATCGGTCAGGTCAACAAACCCGGCATTGTTATTTTTCCACCTGAAGAGGAGATGGTCCTGCTTGAAGCCATTTCTTTGGCCGGTGGGTTTAATCGCTTGGCCGATAAAGCGAAGGTAACCTTAACGCGCACCCTTGTATCAGGAAAGACAGAAACATTTCAGATCGATACGAGAAAGCTCATCAGCGGCGATGAAGCCGCTACCTGGAATTTGCAGAAGGATGATGTGATTTTTGTACCCGAGCGTGTTTTCTAAACCATGGATCGATCCATCAAAAAAGAAAGTCCTGACGGGCGTGGTTATTACAACTACGACTCAGGCTACCATCAAGGTGGTTATGGTGGAGACTCGGGTCATCAAAGAAGTCTTCAGGATTACCTGCTGATTATACGTGAGCGTATCTGGTGGATTCTGGTCATATTTGTGTTAGTTCAGATCGTCACTACCCTGGTCATACTAAGCCAGACGCAGCGCTACAAATCCATCTCCACTGTAGAGGTTAAGCGTGAAGCAAATCGAGTCGTTCAGTTCGAGCAAGTCGACAATCAAGACATGCGTGGGACAGAGGATTTTAATACTCAGGTCGGTATACTGGAAAGTAACGCCATCATTGAACAGGTAAGTAATCGCCTCAAAGGAAATGAACGTGAACGATTCATTCAACCGTACTTAAAAAATAAAGATCCGAGTGAGATTTCCATTGGGGTAATTCTATTTGAAAACCGAAAGATAATTCCGAAGCGATTGACCCGAATAATTGCCGTTGAATTCGTCCACCCGGATCCAGAGCTGGCAGCCAAGGTTGCCAATTTATTTGTTGATGAATATATTGGCTTCAATCAACGCAAACAACTGGAGGCCTCATTGAAGGCTGTTGAAGATCTTCGCATTCGTGCTGATCAACAACGAAGCAAGCTGGAGGAACTTGAATTTAAGCTTCAAGAGTATCGCGAGAAACATCATACCGTTTCATTTGACGAACGTTCGGTCATAGAGAACGAAAAGTTGCGCGTACTAAATCTCAAGAGTGCCGAAGCGGAGGCCTTTCTTTATGAGATTGAATCGAGGTGGAGTCTCGTTGAGCAGTACAGGTCCGAAAAGAAAGACCTTCTCAGCCTGAGCTTTATCTCCAACAACCCCTTGGTCCAAAAGCTCAATAGTGATCTATCCACGGCGACGGTTGAAGTGGCATTACTCTCCAAACGTTATCGAGAAAAGCATCCGACCATGATCGGGGCGATGCGGTCGTTTCAGGAAGTGCAGGACGAATTGGCCAAAGCGCTTCAAACGGAGGTGGATAAAGTCTATTCCGATTTACTCCAGGCCCGAACCCGAGACCAAGAAGCAAAATCAGCTGTGGAAAGTCAGGAGACCCTGCTTTTGGGAATTGACCGATTGAGTGTGGATTACGAGACCATTCAACGGGAAGCTGAAGTGAATACTGTCATGTATCAGACCCTGGTTTCTCGCATGCGTGAGACAAATATTTCCTCTAGTCTGGACAATGCCAATGCTCGGGTATTGGACCGTGCTGGTATGGCGTTGGAGCCCTACTGGCCAAACTATTTCCTGTTTTTTGGTGCCGGAATTATCGGTGGTTGTATTTTGGGACTCGGAGTCGCATTCATTATTTCCTTTTTGGATGACCGGGTAAAATCAATTTTTGATATCGAATCAGTAATCGGTGTGCCGCTACTGGGTATCATTTCAGAGGTGAAAAATTTGCCTACCGTGGAAAAGGCGAAGATGGTGAACTCCTCGATAGAGAATCAGGCCTCCGAAGGATTCAGGGCACTGCATTCGAGTCTAAAATTAAAGGCAATTAGTAAAGAAGCTCAGTGCTTCATGATCACTTCTACTATTCCGAGCGAAGGTAAAACCTTCATTTCTACCAATCTCGCCTTTACATTTGCATCCCATGGAGACCGAACCTTGCTCATCGATTGTGACATGCGTCTTCCGAATGTGGCAAAGTCTTTAGGGCTCAATAACGAGTTAGGCGTTATCGATTACTGCTATGAAAAGGCCACGTTCGATGAGATTGTAAAATCCGATACCGAAACAGGTTTGGATTTGATCACCACCGGAGGTCGGGCGAATAATCCGTCTCAAATCTTGAGTTCTTCAAAATTTGAAGAGTTTCTTCAAATCGCTCGCTCGCGCTACGAGCGGATAATTATTGATACACCTCCTCTCTCAGCGGTGAGTGACTCCCTCCTGATACTTCCCTTGGTGGATGGTGTCCTTTATACCATCAAATTTAACGCGGTTAATCGAAAAGCGATTTTGGTAAACATGCGCCGGCTTGTGGATTCGGAGGTCCCGGTTTTTGGTAGCGTTCTGAATAGCCTGAAACTATCCGTTTCAGGGTACTATTATTCGTACCAATATCATAGATATAAAGATTACTATCATCACCAGGTCCCCAAGCAGGGTGAAAGGGTTTAACGCACGTTCCAGGTGTCGTTTTCCCCCGCTCCTTTCGGGGACTTTTATTACCTGCTAGTCCTGTGCTGCTGCTCTGCACAATCTATCCCGAATCGCCTGGCCGATTCCAATAGTTGCAGGGATTTGAAAATGGATCCGGGCAAACCCTTTCTTATCCAGTCTTTGAAGTATATCGTAAAGGTTGTGAGCTATTTCTGTTAGGTCTCCTTTCTTGGAAAGGGAAAACTCATCCTCACCACTGCAATCACCCGCGTTGAGAAATACAATAGCTTCATTTTCACCGACTTTCGGAGCACAGCCTTCAAAGAGTCGAATCTCAGTGTGAGGGCTA
It contains:
- a CDS encoding polysaccharide biosynthesis tyrosine autokinase, with translation MDRSIKKESPDGRGYYNYDSGYHQGGYGGDSGHQRSLQDYLLIIRERIWWILVIFVLVQIVTTLVILSQTQRYKSISTVEVKREANRVVQFEQVDNQDMRGTEDFNTQVGILESNAIIEQVSNRLKGNERERFIQPYLKNKDPSEISIGVILFENRKIIPKRLTRIIAVEFVHPDPELAAKVANLFVDEYIGFNQRKQLEASLKAVEDLRIRADQQRSKLEELEFKLQEYREKHHTVSFDERSVIENEKLRVLNLKSAEAEAFLYEIESRWSLVEQYRSEKKDLLSLSFISNNPLVQKLNSDLSTATVEVALLSKRYREKHPTMIGAMRSFQEVQDELAKALQTEVDKVYSDLLQARTRDQEAKSAVESQETLLLGIDRLSVDYETIQREAEVNTVMYQTLVSRMRETNISSSLDNANARVLDRAGMALEPYWPNYFLFFGAGIIGGCILGLGVAFIISFLDDRVKSIFDIESVIGVPLLGIISEVKNLPTVEKAKMVNSSIENQASEGFRALHSSLKLKAISKEAQCFMITSTIPSEGKTFISTNLAFTFASHGDRTLLIDCDMRLPNVAKSLGLNNELGVIDYCYEKATFDEIVKSDTETGLDLITTGGRANNPSQILSSSKFEEFLQIARSRYERIIIDTPPLSAVSDSLLILPLVDGVLYTIKFNAVNRKAILVNMRRLVDSEVPVFGSVLNSLKLSVSGYYYSYQYHRYKDYYHHQVPKQGERV
- a CDS encoding outer membrane beta-barrel protein; the protein is MAKKSFSFSVLAVLSFSTLCTYSSAVSMGENGNVAWRIGGGIQYNDNIFLDSIDAESDQIIIFSPGVELSYGQELSNANVKISYVHDFITYADNSRLNRDNPDAKLSGFYRSPKSVINYGAFYRENSQNDAGNNLVGDLAQRSVLHLDLGGEWDFSPKSSVSVAYKYDDVSYDNPRFFDRDSVVVPVNFYWAIAPKLDMSVGYQHRNTSFERGADFIAQNPGDPLNIRPDYDDQFINVGLRGSIGAKTTAEIRIGTQNRDFNVRGMSTEDLLSAYARVVWAATEKSEVSFVYSRDFNADSYGTSIKSDDLQISGSTELSKNWAGFASLRLSSDDYSLGRSDDGVSGQVGVTYAPNSNTAVSIAYIFYNNDSDFAPADFDNNVINISGTLRY
- a CDS encoding polysaccharide export protein, with the translated sequence MKYFSQSSSLLFLVFLYLQTVNQDVAAQSASNSQGNYLLNPSDLLRVEVFQEQELFREVRVSGDGSIVLPLIGKIYVGGRSIFDAEKLITELYDRDYLVNPQINVTVTEYALKRVNVIGQVNKPGIVIFPPEEEMVLLEAISLAGGFNRLADKAKVTLTRTLVSGKTETFQIDTRKLISGDEAATWNLQKDDVIFVPERVF